CAGTCAGTCAGGTAATCCGGGCTTCTTTGTATCCCCGTCCGGTATTGCAGGTAGTATTGAACGGGTAAGTTTCATTGAGTCCAGATTATATGCTACCGATTACTGGGCGCCATCTGAAAGAGTAAGTGCAAATCTTGGGGCACAGTTTACTCACTCCATCAACAACAATACATTTTACGAAGTAAAGGTTAGCAACTATTATTCAAGTAACAGCACGAATCCCGGTGGATTTCGCGATACTTCCGATGTTGTTAGTTTTGGAGGAGTTGGTTTTTCTGCAGCTCCATTTGGATTCTTTGATGAGACCTCATTTGGCTTAGCGTCCGGTATGCGAATGGGAGTTGGAATGAGTACCTCCCGGGATAGTAGTGAGGTTTCTGACCTGAATGTGAATTTCGCCATCACCAGCCAGGTCGATCGCTTTAACTTGATTAAGGCGGGGATTGATTTTAACAGAACAAACAGCCGGGTTAACTACGGTTCTTTTGATAAGGTGCTACCTTCAGGCCGTACCCGCTCCGTTTGGAATACAACTCCGTACCGAATAGGAGCATATGTTCAGGATAAGTTAGAGTTCCGTGGTATGATAGCTAACCTGGGGCTTCGCCTGACCTACAATGACCCGAATGTTGAGTGGTATGATTATGAGCCTTTTACTGATTTATTTTCTAGTGGAAACGCTTCCGCGCTGGACACGGCAGCTACTTCAGATGTTGATCCTCAGGTTGTACTGCAGCCACGCTTAGGGGTTTCTTTCCCAATCACCGAAAGCAGTAAGCTGTTCTTTAATTACGGACATTTCGTTCAGCTACCGGATCCAGAAAACCTGTATCTGGTCCGAGTTGAGCCTTTTACGAATACCGTAACCCGAATTGCTGCTCCGGGTAATAGTTTACCTAAAACCGTTGCTTATGAACTCGGATATGAGCAAAACTTATTCGATAATTATTTGATACGAATAAGCGGTTACTATAAAGATTTGACCAACCAGCCTATTCAGGTTTCATTTACAGGACGTGATAACAGCAACTACACGGTTAGCCGGCCATTTTCATATGAAGATATCCGCGGTATAGAATTTACTCTCAGAAAACAAAGAGGAAGATTTTTCTGGGGTGAAATTAATTACACCTATGATGTGCAAACGACTGGGTTTTTTGGAACGCTTGAAAACTATGAAAACCCATTTGAGCAACGTCAATATGAGCGCTTAACAGCTGATAATGACATAAACAGATCAACACCACGTCCTTATGCCCGCTTGCAATTGTATTTCCAGACACCATCTGATGTTGGACCTGAATTTCTTGGCGGCCACCCCTTAGGTAGCTGGCAGGTTGTGCCATTAGTTACCTGGAGGGCAGGGGATAAGTTTACTTATACAGGAGGAGGCTCAATTCCCGGTATAGTGGATAACCTGCAATACAGAGATTTCTGGGGAACCAGCCTGCGATTGACAAAACGCGTGGACCTCGGGGACGGATCTAACCTTCGATTCTTTGCTGATGTGAGTAATGTGATCAACCGAAGAAACTTCAGCATTTTCAATTCCGGCCTGATTGACGGTAACGATTACCTGGATTACATGGCTTCACTTCACCTGCCAAAAGGAAAACTTGAAGAGATAAATTTATTGAGTTCTCGTGTTCCCGGTAACGATCAACCCGGCGACTACCGTCCGGCAAGTGTTGAGTATGTACCGATTGAAGCTACCACAGATTTAGGAACCATAAGTAACCCGAACGGGCGGGCCTTGTACTACAATACCCAGGAAGGAAAGTATTACCAGTTTGAAAACGGATCTTTTGTTGAAGCAGATAAGGGCTTTGTCAATAAAGTGTTAGACGACAAAGCATATATCAATATGCCTAATCAACGGTTTTTCAATTTCCTTGATCCAAGGACGATCCGTTTTGGTGTAAGATTTTCGTTTTAAATAACAGAGCAGTAATAATTAAACAAGCGTAATGAGTAGAAAGAATTTGTATAAGAGTATCTGTGCTTCGCTACTAATAGCCTTTGGGTTGTCTGCTAATGCCTATTCGCAAGTAGAAAACAGATGGTTATCGGCGGGGTCTTTTCACAATTTTTATTCCAGTATTGGCTCTGAAATTGAAGAAGGCTTTATCAAGGAACAGCAGGGCGGATGGCAATGGCCTGCTATTTACAGAGGTCAGGATGCCCAGGCCATGAAAGCACTTTGGCTTGGAGTAACAGACTATACGGACGAAAACGGAACTACCTTCAGCAGCCGGGTAGTCCATGTGGGCCCTCGTGTAACCGGGCTTGGAGAATTTTACCCTGTGAGCATGGAAACGGTAAGTAAGTTTCAGCCACCATCAGTTACTGTAGATGGTTTGGATTCATTTTCAAAAAGTGTACAAAACGATCGTATAGATCCAAACCTGGAAGCTGACCGTGAAATACGCGTGGTTACAAACACCCTGATTGGTGTTACGGTAAAAAGAACCATCAAGCAGTTTAGCCAGCAGTACCACGATAACTATCACATTATTGAATATACCTTTGTAAACACAGGCAACACTGATGATGACCCTGAGATTGAAATGCAGGGGCAGGATATCACAGGTTTTGTACCCTACTTTCTGAACCGAATGGCACCGGTTAAAGCTTCCCGATATACCATCGGTAACGCAACAGGCTGGGGTATTAATACCATGAATGATCAGCGAGGGGACGGTGCCCGACCCGGTGAACCGGAAGACTTCAGGGCTTCTTTTGCATGGCATGGCTATTTCCCAAGTTTTGCCAATCCAAATTATGACAATATCGGAGCCCCGATTTTTGTACCAAATACCACCGGTGGTTATTTATCAGCCGATGATACCACAGGAAGGCTGGCAGCCTATCACTTTGTAGGAACCGTAACGCTGCATGCGGATGCCTCCTCAACGGATCCTACCGATGATCCAGGTCAGCCTTTTACCATGTCGTATGAGCATAATGATGATCCATTATACAGTAACAACGATGCTTTTAACGTTACTAAAATGGAAGATGAGTACGAGATGATGAATCGTGGCAGGGTTTCACCCCGACATGCCTACGTGGTAGAGCCAAGTGGTTTTGATGGTTTTGTGAACCCTTCAAACGATCCTTCTTTGGGTGAAGGTGGAGGGCAGGCTTATACCTATGGATATGGACCTTATGACATTGCATTCGGAGACAGTGTGACTATCGTCATAGCTGAAGCCTCATCAGGTATTTCACGGGAGGTAGCCAATGAAACAGGTGCCGCTTTTAAGAGAGGCGATATCACAGCTGAAGAAAAGAACAGGGTGGTTTTCCAGGGAAGAGACTCTTTGTTTCAAACATTTGAACGGGCCATTGCGAATTACGAATCCGGATATGCCATCCCCGAAGCGCCTGAGCCTCCAAGTATATTTACGGTGACCTCTGCAGGTAACGGAATTGACCTGGAATGGGAATACACCGGAAATACATCGAACCTATCAGGATTTAGAATTTACCGTGCTTCCGGCCGGTTAGACAGTACATACCGGCTGTTGTATGAAGCTGATCCGAGTGAGAATTTTATTAAAGACGGGGATGTGGATCGCGGACCTGAATATTTATTGGATCCCCCAATACGCGGGCTCGACTATTACTACTATATAGTAAGTGTCGGCAACGTGAACAACGATGGAACCGGACAAACGCCAACGAATACAGAGTTGGTCAGTAACCGATACTACATGCAAAGCTACGACCCTGCGCGCTTGCTGCGACCTGCCGGTGAAGCGATGGCGGATATACGAGTAGTTCCGAACCCCTACAGGGCCAATTCCCCCGTTGAATTGAAATTTGGAAGTGTAGCCAGTGAAGACCGGGTTGCCTTTTTTGAGGTGCCAAGCGTTTGTACTATTGAGATCTACACAGAGCTGGGAGAAAAAATAAGGACTTTGACTAACACAAATGGCAGCGGTGACATTTACTGGGATGTAAAGACCGACTACCGTCAAAGAGTAGCCAGTGGCATTTACATTGCCCGAATTATCAACGAAGATCCCAACAGTGATGAATTCGGCAGAGTAGCTACAAGAAAAATTGTAATCATACTATAGGTGTAAAAGTGAGATTAACCAAAGCAATATTCCTCTGTATTTTAGCGCTTCTTTGTACCACAGATATATACGGGCAAAAGAAAAGAGCGCAAACAAGTATGAAATTCTTAAGTGTATCGCCCTCTGCCAGAGCTTCTGCCCTATCCGGAGCCGTTACTTCGGTTGAAATGGGAGCCTACTCTGCCTTATACAACCCGGCAACCATGGCCTATATAAACGGTACGTACACCGCAAGCGTAGGTGCTGTGCAATGGATAGCGGACATCAACCACAATTCAGCTACTCTGGTTTATCAGCCGGCCGATGGTAAATTCGGAGTTATAGGGTTAAATGCTATTTCGGTTGATTACGGAGACATCCTATCCACGGCAAGGGCCGACAACGAGCAGGGCTATATTGACCTTGGTACCATCAACCCAACAGCCTTTGCAGTAGGTCTTTCTTATGCAAATGCGGTGACCGACCAGTTTTCTGTTGGTGCAAACTTCAGGTACAGTAATCAAAACTTAGGAAGTGCTGCAATTAGCACGGATGGGGCAGGGAACTACGAAACCCAATCATTTTCGGCGGGAACCGGGGTGCTGGATTTCGGAGTGCTCTATAAAACAGGGTTCAGAAGCTTAAATTTCGGAATGGCGCTCAGGAATTTCTCTCCGGAAGTAAGTTATGATGATGAAGGAGCTGAGCTGCCGCTTACGTTTAAGATTGGGGTATCCATGGATGTGCTGGACTTGACGAATCTCGACCCGGATGTTCATTCATTATTGGTAAGTATAGATGCGAATCGCCCCAGAGACTATGATGAACAACTTCTGTTCGGTCTGGAATATACGTTTATTGATCGGTTCGTACTTCGCGGAGGATATGGTTTCCCGAAAGATGAAGAGCAGCTTACTTTCGGTGCCGGTATCAAACAGCCTATCGGTCCATTAGTGCTGAGTGTTGATTACTCATATACTCAGTTCGGTGTTTTTGGAGAGGTAAACAGGTTTAGTGCTCAAATAGGATTTTAAATGACATTAGTAAGTATGAAGTTCAGAAAAATAAATCGTCTCGTATTATTAGCAGTTTTAGCTACCGGATTGATCTCCTGTAAAGAAGGCAATAGTGTGTACGATCCGGGCTATGAACCGTCAAAACCAAATCCTGTAGTAACCAATATCACTCCTGAAAACGGATATCTTGCCGGAGTGGATTCTGTTATTATAATAGGTGAAAACTTTGCCTCACATCCAGATAGCGTAATCGTAAACTTTGGAGGTTCGGCGGGCGTGGTTAAAAGTGCTACCGAAACCCGCCTAGTGGTTCGGCCGGGCACTATTTGGGGTGATAACCTGGATGTAAGAGTTGGCGTTCGTGGTGCCGAGTTTTTCAGTGAACCCTATCAATATGACCTTATTCAGCCATTTGGTTTCTATCCCGGGGTAGATGAAAGTAATACACCAACATCTCCTGTTGCAGTTGACGCTCAAAACAATATTTATACCATTATTAACACGAATGGGATTATCAGGTACACGAGAATTTCTCCCGATGGCACCATCACTACCGACATGACAAGATATCCCGGTGAATTAAATGAAAACGACAACCCATATCCGTCTGACAGTACCATGCGTTTTACTGCTTACTCCACGATGGAAGTGGGGCCGAATGGTGATTTATTTATGGCTCAGCAGAACCTGAGAGCCATTTTCAGTAAAGAATTCGGTAATGACCTGCAGGAAGATGTTTGGGTGGCTTCTTCCTCCGGTAACTTAAAGATTCGTGATTTTGTTTTTGATAACAACGGGTACCTGTGGGTTGTAGGAGCAGACAGTGATCAAATTCACAGATTCAACACGGCTAATAGAAATGAGTCCAAGACTCCCTTTGCAGGAGCACTATCTTCGGTTGCATTTTATAGTAATAACAACGAACTATTTGTGGGTGGAGAAATTGATGGCGGACAAAAAGTTTGGAAATTTACCATTGACGGAGGAGGTAACCTGACACAAGGAGGCCTATATTTTGATTATGGACAGCATTACGAAGGATCTGTTTCAGATATGATATTTGCTTCAAACGGTGAATTAATTATAACAACGGGCAGAGAAATTAATGATGTATCGAAGCCAAGTATGGTAAGAGTATTTCCTGATGGGCGTCATGAAGCTTTCTACGAAGGAATGCTAAAGCCCGGTGCCACAAGTATAACCTGGAGGGATGATGAATTTGCTGTAGTAACCATTCGTGGAGAAGAAAACAGCATTAATTTCCTGGACATGTATGACCGAAGAAGGGCCGGGATTTTCGGATTTTAACTAAAACGATAACCAAAACAATAACCTAATAAGACCTATCGATAAACAGATACAAAGGAGAAATATGATGAAAACGAATAAACTATTAATGGTGCTAAGTTTTATGCTGTTACCGGCATTGGCTTTTGCACAATGGACGCAGGACACAACATTTGTCCCTGATGGAGATGATCTCTTCTTCGAGGTACATGGTGTAGCCGTAGATAATGAAGGCAAAGTTTGGGTTCAGTCATTTTATTCGACTGAAACTATAGTTGTTAACAGAGATCTCGGGGATGACGGGGTGCCAGATACATTAAGTACCCGTGCCATTTACGTTTACAATGCTGATGGTACACCTGCTGATTTCTCACCACTTACCGTATTAGAATGGGAAGATGGAGAAACACCAAATGACACCCTGGGTAGATACTGGGATCCTTCATTAAACGATGGAGCGGGAGGATACGATACCCGATCCGGTCGAGGTATTGAAGCTGATTATGATGGTAATATCATTATTTCTCAGTGGAACGTATTATTCAAACTGAACTCAGATGGTAAAGTATTAGCTAAAGTTGCTCCAGAAATTGGTTCACTTACAGAAGCTTCTACTGACCGAGATGGTAATGTTTACGTTTCTGCTGTAGTAGCAACAGATGCTCCTATCGTTAAGTACGATCCTAATCTCGAGAATCCTGAAGAGATCATTACTCTTACTTCAAGCTTTTCACGTGACTTCCAGGTTTCCCCTGATGGAAACAAAGTCTGGTGGGCTGGATATACCTTAGGGGCTGTGCTGGAATACTCACGTCCGGACGAATTCAGTAGCTTTGGTGCTGTACCAGATACTGTTTTAAGAGGTTATAAAGCAGAAAGCTTCGATCTGCATCCACAAACCTATAACCTGTGGATTGGTTCAGGTTCATTGAATGATGTACCAGCTGAAGGTATTCAACCACAAACCTGGTATGCCTTTGACTATTCTACATTAGGATCTGACGAAACACGATTGGATAGTATCCAATGGGCAGCTGGTGCTGATGTAACAGCTGGTTATGACAACGCACGTCCTCGTGCTCTTGATTTCTCCCCTGATGGTACCATTGCCTATATTGGTTCATTCAGTGCAGGTGAAACAACGGTGGATCTTCAGAAGTTTACCACCGATCAAGTTTATACATCTAACGAAGATGAGAACAAAAATGAGATTCCGGAAGGCTATAGCTTAAGCCAGAACTATCCGAATCCGTTTAACCCAACGACTAACATTGAATATACTATTAACGAGGCCGGACCGGTTACTCTGAAAGTATATGACATGACAGGTCGTGAAGTGGCAACACTTGTAAATACGCGAATGAATGCAGGAGAGCACGTTGTTTCTTTCGATGCTTCTAACCTGTCTTCCGGCGTTTACATTTATTCGCTGCAGGCTAATGGCGTTCGTCTAACGAACAAAATGACTCTGATTAAGTAACAGGCAATAAGCCGATAAAAGGCAGCCTTGTGCTGCCTTTTTTTTTACACCTATGAAAAATGAATATCATGTCGTTTAAAAAATCAATACTACTTTTATTTGCAACTTTACTTGCCGGCAGTACAATTGCTCAACAAAATGAGCCCCCTAAAAAAGAATTCAGAGCCACATGGATGGCAACGGTAATAAACCTGGATTGGCCGGCTTCCGGTGATTTGCCTGTCCGTTTTCAAAAGCAAAGTTTAACCGACCGTTTGGATGACCTTAAAGCGGCGGGAATAAACACCTTATACTTTCAGATAAGAACTGAAGGGGACGCTCTGTATGATTCAGATATTGAACCCTGGTCGAAGTATTTGACCGGAGAAGAAGGCGTTGCACCGGATCCATATTGGGATCCTTTAGAATTTGTAATTGAAGAAGCTCATAAAAGAGGAATGGAACTTCATGCATGGCTGAACCCTTACCGCGCCATGCGTACAATTCCTGATGATTTCACACAAAAGATTTTCAACAATGAAAGCATCGACGAAAGCCTGAAGCCTTTTCTCGGCAGATACTACGATGCGAACTCAAAAAATAAGCTTCCCGGAACTACTGCACGCGATTCTCTGCATGTAGCTAATAAGCATCCGGAGTGGCTGTTTGTAATGAATGACAAAATTGCCATTATGAATCCCGGCCTGCCGGAGGTAATGGAATACAATGTTAAGGTGGTGATGGATGTAGTAAACCGCTACGATGTGGATGGAATCCACTTTGACGATTATTTCTATCCGTACCCTCCCAATCACATGGGCAGTTCCAGTGAGAACGAAGCTCTGGACGACAGCACCTTTGCTCAATATCCGCGGGGTTTTGATAATAAAGACGATTGGAGAAGAAACAATATCGACCTTTTTGTAGAGATGCTTCATGACAGCATCCAGGTTGTAAAACCCTGGGTTAAATTCGGTATCAGTCCCTTTGGAATTTGGAAAAGCGGAATTCCTCAAGGCACGAGTGGGATGGATGCCTACAGCGTTATTTACGGTGATGGTATAGCATGGCTGGAACAACGAACAATTGATTATATAACCCCTCAGTTGTACTGGGCATTTACCCGATTCGGGACGGCCCAGGATTATGGCAAGCTTGCAGACTGGTGGGCAGAACAGGCCGTGGCTAACGATCGCCATATCTATCCGGGGCATGGACTTTATCGTTCCAGCAGCAGTACCTTTTCCAATACCTTGTTTGATGCCGATGAGATTCCCCGTCAAATTCGACATAACAGGAATAATGAAAACATAAGCGGAAGTGTGTTTTTCAGATCCAGCAACATTACCACCTATTCTTCCAAAGGATTTGCGGATTCCCTGAAAACGAACTTCTACAAGTATGCAGCCCTGCAGCCAACCATGGCCTGGAAAGATACAACGGCCCCGAACAGCCCTCAAAACTTGGTGGTAAACAGGGATTCCGAAAAGGAATATGTATTTGAGCTGAGCTGGGATAAGCCGGAAGTTGACGTGCAGACTAAAGTATCTGCTGCCGGGCATGTTGATACGCTGATTAAATACGCGGTTTACCGGGTAGATGCCGGTTCGTCTCCAAATACCGTTGAGGAGATGGAAAGCCCTTATAACCTGGTTGCCGTAACCGGGGAGACGTCATATACCGATATCGCTCCTCCATCCGAAGAAAGTCACTGGTACTTTGTTACAGCTGTGAGCAGAAACAATGTAGAAAGTGAGCCTACAGCCGCTGCCGAAGGTGGAATCGTGGTTTCAAACGAGGAGGTTGAGGAGACACCGGAGCAAATCTCCCTGTCTCAAAACTATCCGAATCCTTTTAACCCGGTAACGCGAATTACCTTCGACTTACCCAATAGCGGCTTTACCACGTTGAAAGTTTTTGACATGCTGGGCAGGCAGGTTACCGAGCTGGTCAGCCGAAATATGACGGCCGGCGAGCACACCGTTAATTTTGATGCCTCCGAACTGTCGTCAGGTATTTATATTTATCAGCTTAACAGGGGTGATGTTTCCTTAACTCGAAAAATGACGCTGATTAAATAATGACCACCCGCAGATCTTTCTTAAGAAACATAGGACTGAGTGCCCTGGGAATGGGCACTTTGTTCAACGGTAAACATTCCGATGAAGATAGCTTTCGAATTGTCCACCTGACCGACCAGCATGTCACCTCTCGCAGGCAAGGACATGAGGGATATAAAAAGTGTATCCAATCCATTAATGCGCTTGATCCTGCCCCTGATTTAGTGTTAATGGGTGGAGATATGGTGTTTGACGGTTTGTACACCGAACTTGAGACTTATCAGGAATCCATACGGCTTTATCGAAGTATCACAGAAGAGCTCAATGTGCCTTATTATCATTGCATTGGAAACCATGATGTGCTCGGCCTCTCTTCCCGACGAAAAGTTCCGAAAGATCATCCAGGCATAGGCCGGAAAATGATTATGAAGGAGCTGGGGATGGAGAAAGATTACTACAGCTTCAATCATAAGGGATGGCATTTTGTAGTGTTGAATTCCATTTTTGAGTTTGAAGGGGAGAACGGCCCGGCCTATAAACCCATGATCGGGGAAGAACAAATGGACTGGCTCCGCCACGATCTTGGCGATCACAAAGACATGCCGGCTATTCTGGTTTCGCATATGCCTGCTTTTTCTCATAAGGGGCAAATCAACAACGATTTTGAGATGATGGCTATGAGTCCTTTCATCTTGCAGGATAATATTGATCTGCGGTATGTTTTAGAGCGTCATAATGTGAAAGCACTGCTGCAGGGGCACACCCATATCAACGAGGATTTTAGATTTAATGATGTTTGGTACACAACGTCTCAGTCTGCTTCTGCTGCATGGTGGGGTGGAAACTGGTTAGGTTTTAAACCCGGATATACGGTATTTGAACTTGGCAAGGAAGACATTTTGAAGTGGTACCCGGTGGAGTACGAATGGGAGCATCAGCTGGAGCCTGATGATACCGTGGAAAGGGAAAGAATACAGACCAGACAACAACTGGAGCAAAGGCAGGATAGCCTTTACCGCGCCGAAATTGAGAACTAAGGTGAGTTTGAGATAAAGAATTCTTCTAACCGTAAGTACATCAGGTCATGATATCCATCTGACGGATCACCCGTCTGATGGATGGTCCGAATGTGCCTGGTAAGCTTAATTACAACGGTCAGACGGGCTTAAAGCCGTCGGACCGGGACGCAAAGGCTTTACAGGATCATTATGTCGAAGTTATTTTAGAATGAAAAACCAAACTGTCATCGCGAGGAGGAGCATATGGTGAATCAGGACTCTTTTGCATGGCGACGAAGCGATCTCCTTGATTTACTTGGGATTATTGATTTAGGGAGATTGCCTGCTCAGTTTAACCAAAACTGTCCTCGAATTACCTGACTTCTACAGCAATGACGAGTGTTTAATATTGAACCACCTTAACTTCTAATTAAGCAATCCCTGTCCGTTTGTTTCAGGATGTATCACTCAATCTAACCTTTATAGCTATGAAGAAACTGATCTTGCTATTAACATTCCTCCTGTGTTCCATCACAAGTTTTGCACAGATAAAATATGACACCCTGAGTGTTCAGCAAATCGGGGATGGCATGTATCATTATACCATTGAAGCTCCTTCCGTTCCGTGGACTTTTGATGTAGTTGAAGTAGATTTGACCCGGCCGGATACCAAACTGGAGACCGTTAAAGCTCAGGATACATTTGGAGGTTATGAACAAACCAGCTCGATGGCCCAGCGAAAATCCTATGAAGGTCATCAGGTTATTGCCGCGGTGAACGGCGACTTTTATGGGGGAGGAAATCCGACCAATGCGCAGGTTATAAAAGGCGAGATCATAAAAAAGCCCATCAGCAGAGATGTATTTGGATATACTAAAGAAAAAAAGGTGTTCATAAATCCTACCACTTATACCGGAAAGCTATTTCAGGGTGGAAATGAATATGATATCACGGGTGTAAATCAGAGCAGAACAACGGACGCTTTAGTCTATTACAATCACTACTACGGAGCTTCAACAGGAACCAATGAGTTTGGAACAGAGCTTATTCTAACCGCTCTGGATGAATGGGTGGTTAATGGGGAAGTAAAAGCCGTGGTGAAAGAGAAAACAACCTCGGGAGATGCTGCACTTTCAGATTCAACCTTTGTTTTATCCGGTCACGGAACTTCTAAAACTATACTGGACGGCTTTGAAGTAGGAGATACCGTAGTTGTGCATCACCAACTGATGCCCGGTTTCGATGATATCAAAGAAGTTGTAGGCGGACGCGGGAAATTTCTGAATGATGGAAATAATGAGGGCGACTGGCCGGAGCGACATCCCCGTACGGCAGTAGGTTTTAATGCTGATTCAACAAAACTATATTTGCTGACGGTAGATGGCCGGCAAAGTACCAGTGCCGGTATGACCCTGACGGAAATGGGCGAGTTCATGAAAAGATTCGGAGTGCAAAATGCTTTGAATCTTGATGGCGGCGGTTCTACAACTATGGTTGTTCATAATCAGGTAGTCAATGATCCCTCTGACGGAAGCGGAGAACGCGCGGTGGCAAATGCATTGATGGTGATTTCATCAAAGCAGAAAACGGGAGAACTGGAGCATTTAAAGCTCGATCCCACATTCAAAAAATTATACAGGGGCAATACGTTTACGTTTACAGCCCGGGGAAGCGATGAGAACTACTATCCGGTTGAGCTCGACCCTCAAAAACTGAGCTTTAGCCTGAGCGAGAACTTTACTGCGACCATTGATAGTGAAGGCAATTTTACTGCCGGAAATTCCCCGGATACCGGTTATGTCTATGTGGATTATGAAGGCATGAAAGACACGGCGATGGTGATCGTGAAAGGAATTACCGAGTTCTCCCTTTTCCCTAAATATGCAGTTACTGACAGTTCCTACGAGTTCAGCTTTTTCAATGAGTCCTTTGATTTTGACGGACAAAAACGTGGGGTAAGTAATACAGATATCAGCTGGCAGGTGGGTAGCGAGGAAGTAGGAGAGGTGATTGACGGAACGTTTATTGGTAAAACAGAAGGTACCACGCCCGTCATCGGAACCTATGATGGTATTTCTGATACGGTTGAAGTTGAGGTGCAAATCGGGGGAGGAATTGAAACCGTCAGCGGGTTTGAGGATCTTGAAGGCTGGTCGCTGAGCGGAGAAAATTTAGATCTTCAAAACTCTGAACTCACCGTGGTTGACAGCACGTTTACCGAAGGATCCCACTCCGTTCGTCTGGATTATGAGTTTGTGTACGACAACGATCCGGAAGTATGGGCATACCTTGAAACGGATATTCCGGTATTTGGGGTGCCGGATTCCATCAACCTTGATGCAAGATCCGATGGTAAAAGGCATTTAATTGAACTTGAACTTGCAGATAACAACGATGAATTGTTTACCGTCCGCGTTAAAAAATGGGCCGAAAACACCGAGTTTGACATCTATCCGGCACTAACAAGTGATATTACCCCGGTTGATCCATTTAGCAGTTTCTATTATCCCATCACCATAAAAAAGATAGGCATCAAGCTGGCCTCTGATCAGCAAAGCGGTGAACGATATTCCGGAGCCATTTTTCTGGATAATCTCGAGATAGTATATCCCAACCGCACAGTAGTGTCTAATGAAAGAACGGGAGATGCTGAAGTTCCGAATGAACTTTCTTTGAATCAGAATTATCCAAATCCGTTTAATCCTACCACCAATATTTCTTTCCGCATTCCAAATGCGAGCCGGGTAGATCTTGATGTGTATGATGTGCTTGGCAGAAAGGTAGCTTCTTTAGTGGATCGAAGGCTTAGTGCAGGGAATCACACCGTTAGTTTTGACGCCGGAAAACTATCCTCCGGATTATACCTCTAC
The nucleotide sequence above comes from Gracilimonas sp.. Encoded proteins:
- a CDS encoding phosphodiester glycosidase family protein — its product is MKKLILLLTFLLCSITSFAQIKYDTLSVQQIGDGMYHYTIEAPSVPWTFDVVEVDLTRPDTKLETVKAQDTFGGYEQTSSMAQRKSYEGHQVIAAVNGDFYGGGNPTNAQVIKGEIIKKPISRDVFGYTKEKKVFINPTTYTGKLFQGGNEYDITGVNQSRTTDALVYYNHYYGASTGTNEFGTELILTALDEWVVNGEVKAVVKEKTTSGDAALSDSTFVLSGHGTSKTILDGFEVGDTVVVHHQLMPGFDDIKEVVGGRGKFLNDGNNEGDWPERHPRTAVGFNADSTKLYLLTVDGRQSTSAGMTLTEMGEFMKRFGVQNALNLDGGGSTTMVVHNQVVNDPSDGSGERAVANALMVISSKQKTGELEHLKLDPTFKKLYRGNTFTFTARGSDENYYPVELDPQKLSFSLSENFTATIDSEGNFTAGNSPDTGYVYVDYEGMKDTAMVIVKGITEFSLFPKYAVTDSSYEFSFFNESFDFDGQKRGVSNTDISWQVGSEEVGEVIDGTFIGKTEGTTPVIGTYDGISDTVEVEVQIGGGIETVSGFEDLEGWSLSGENLDLQNSELTVVDSTFTEGSHSVRLDYEFVYDNDPEVWAYLETDIPVFGVPDSINLDARSDGKRHLIELELADNNDELFTVRVKKWAENTEFDIYPALTSDITPVDPFSSFYYPITIKKIGIKLASDQQSGERYSGAIFLDNLEIVYPNRTVVSNERTGDAEVPNELSLNQNYPNPFNPTTNISFRIPNASRVDLDVYDVLGRKVASLVDRRLSAGNHTVSFDAGKLSSGLYLYRLSTNETSISRKMMLIK